From Mycobacteriales bacterium, one genomic window encodes:
- a CDS encoding crotonase/enoyl-CoA hydratase family protein gives MAVDEVRVERVGAATLVTIDRQHRRNAINGPTADALVAALDGFEADDASRVLVLTGAGGAFCAGADLTELESLTPRLLAGEGPLGFTRRVATKPTIAAIDGWAVAGGLELAIWCDLRVASPGSQFGCLERRFGVPLVDGGTWRLPRLVGLGRALDLILTGRTVAADEALAIGLLTEIADDPLARALELAELLAAHPQPTMLSDRASVYDGYGLSREEALALEGRYGVAVLADAENGAGRFSGGEGRSGR, from the coding sequence ATGGCGGTCGACGAGGTACGCGTGGAGCGGGTCGGGGCGGCCACCCTGGTCACGATCGACCGCCAGCACCGGCGCAACGCGATCAATGGTCCGACCGCGGACGCGCTCGTTGCGGCGCTGGACGGTTTCGAGGCGGATGACGCATCGCGGGTGCTCGTCCTCACCGGCGCCGGCGGCGCGTTCTGCGCGGGCGCCGACCTCACCGAGCTCGAGTCGCTGACCCCGCGGCTGCTCGCGGGTGAGGGGCCGCTCGGTTTCACCCGCCGGGTCGCGACCAAGCCGACGATCGCCGCGATCGACGGGTGGGCGGTTGCGGGCGGGCTTGAGCTGGCGATCTGGTGCGACCTGAGGGTGGCGTCGCCGGGATCGCAGTTCGGCTGCCTCGAGCGCCGGTTCGGCGTACCGCTGGTAGATGGAGGCACCTGGCGGTTGCCGCGGCTGGTCGGCCTCGGCCGCGCACTCGATCTGATCCTCACCGGGCGGACCGTCGCGGCCGACGAGGCGCTGGCGATCGGGCTGCTGACCGAGATCGCCGACGATCCCTTGGCTCGCGCGCTGGAGCTCGCCGAGCTGCTGGCCGCACACCCGCAGCCGACGATGCTGTCCGACCGCGCGTCGGTCTACGACGGGTACGGCCTCAGCCGCGAGGAGGCGCTCGCCCTTGAAGGCCGGTACGGCGTGGCTGTGCTCGCAGACGCCGAGAACGGAGCGGGAAGGTTCTCCGGCGGCGAAGGCCGCAGCGGCCGCTGA
- a CDS encoding HhH-GPD-type base excision DNA repair protein → MGTTICLAQNPKADALLSTSPLALLIGMVLDQQIPLEWAFTGPLTIATRLGRDLDAADLADRDPDALAKVFATPPAVHRFPSSMAARVQQLCRIIVADYDGVPGHIWSGVKDGDELLKRIEALPGFGRHKARIFVALLGKQYGVRPKGWREAAGAFGDAGSYLSVADIVDAASLAKVRDYKKQLKAAARATQPQ, encoded by the coding sequence GTGGGTACGACGATCTGCCTCGCGCAGAACCCCAAAGCGGATGCCCTGCTCTCCACCAGCCCGCTCGCGCTCCTGATCGGGATGGTGCTGGACCAGCAGATCCCGCTCGAATGGGCGTTCACCGGGCCGCTGACGATCGCGACCCGGCTCGGCCGGGACCTTGACGCGGCCGATCTCGCGGATCGCGACCCGGATGCCCTGGCGAAGGTCTTCGCGACGCCGCCCGCCGTACATCGGTTTCCGAGCTCGATGGCCGCGCGGGTCCAGCAGCTCTGCCGGATCATCGTGGCGGACTACGACGGCGTACCCGGACACATCTGGTCGGGCGTCAAGGACGGCGACGAGCTACTGAAACGCATCGAGGCACTTCCCGGGTTCGGCCGGCACAAGGCGAGGATCTTCGTCGCGTTGCTCGGCAAGCAGTACGGCGTACGGCCCAAGGGGTGGCGCGAGGCGGCCGGCGCCTTCGGCGATGCGGGCTCCTATCTCTCCGTCGCCGACATCGTCGACGCCGCCTCCCTGGCGAAGGTGCGCGACTACAAGAAACAGTTGAAGGCCGCGGCAAGAGCCACGCAACCTCAGTAG
- a CDS encoding zinc ABC transporter substrate-binding protein produces the protein MSAVALWGAAGCSSSSSAGSPAATGTGSPIVAVGAENEYANVIAQIGGKDVTVSAVESNPNTDPHTFEASPQVAEEVSKAQLVVQNGVGYDTYMNKIESAAPNSSRKVIDVQTLLGLPDSTPNPHLWYKPTTMPAVAKQVAADLSSLRPAQATYFQANVTKFDDSLKPWLAEIAKVKSTYPSAPVAATEPVGDYMLEAAGTDNLTPFTLQAAIMNGTDPSPQNVTLQNGLFTNKKVKVFVYNQQVTDSITQSFLKLARQNDVPVLGVYETMPTPGYTYQSWMLAETTGLYNALRNGTSTTTL, from the coding sequence ATGAGTGCAGTGGCCCTATGGGGCGCGGCCGGCTGCTCGTCCTCCTCTTCGGCGGGCAGCCCGGCGGCGACGGGCACCGGGTCGCCGATCGTGGCGGTCGGGGCAGAGAACGAGTACGCGAACGTGATCGCCCAGATCGGCGGCAAGGACGTGACGGTCAGCGCGGTGGAGAGTAACCCGAACACTGACCCGCACACGTTCGAGGCGAGCCCGCAGGTGGCGGAGGAGGTCAGCAAGGCGCAGCTGGTGGTGCAGAACGGCGTCGGCTACGACACCTACATGAACAAGATCGAGTCGGCCGCGCCGAACTCGAGTCGCAAGGTGATCGACGTGCAGACCCTCCTCGGCCTGCCGGACAGCACACCGAATCCTCATCTCTGGTACAAGCCCACCACGATGCCAGCAGTGGCGAAGCAGGTCGCGGCGGACCTGTCGAGCCTGCGACCCGCGCAGGCGACTTACTTCCAAGCCAATGTCACGAAGTTCGACGACTCGTTGAAGCCGTGGCTGGCGGAGATCGCGAAGGTGAAGTCGACGTACCCGAGCGCTCCGGTCGCGGCGACCGAGCCGGTCGGGGACTACATGCTGGAGGCTGCCGGCACGGACAACCTGACGCCGTTCACGTTGCAGGCAGCGATCATGAACGGCACCGATCCCTCGCCACAGAACGTGACCTTGCAGAACGGCCTGTTCACGAACAAGAAGGTGAAGGTCTTCGTGTACAACCAGCAGGTGACGGATTCGATCACCCAGTCGTTCCTGAAGTTGGCGCGGCAGAACGACGTGCCGGTGCTCGGGGTTTACGAGACGATGCCGACCCCTGGCTACACCTACCAGTCGTGGATGTTGGCGGAGACCACCGGCCTGTACAACGCGCTGCGCAACGGCACCTCGACGACGACGCTGTGA
- a CDS encoding metal ABC transporter ATP-binding protein — MAMIPTDTALISSDEAILSVEGVGVRFGTRTVLDEVSFTIRPGEFTGLIGSNGAGKTTLLRVILGLQPATGTVLIGGRPRRGRDRLVGYVPQKIALDPDIPLRARDVVGLGLDGHRLGVPLPTRRRRALVAEALDAVDATRFADARIGNLSGGEQQRVLIAHALISRPRLLLLDEPLANLDVRSEHAVVDLLSRIARDRRIGVLLSAHDMNPLLDAMDRVVYIADGHAASGPTDEVVQSDVLSRLYGHHVDVIRLHDRILVSVGRVDRPDEPSEHGPIVVP, encoded by the coding sequence ATGGCAATGATCCCCACCGACACCGCCCTCATCTCCTCGGATGAGGCGATCCTGTCGGTCGAAGGGGTCGGCGTCCGCTTCGGCACTCGCACCGTCCTCGACGAGGTGAGCTTCACGATCCGGCCCGGTGAGTTCACCGGGCTGATCGGGTCGAACGGCGCTGGCAAGACGACGCTGCTGCGCGTCATCCTGGGACTGCAGCCGGCGACCGGCACTGTCCTGATCGGTGGCCGGCCGCGACGAGGACGGGACCGGCTGGTCGGCTACGTTCCGCAGAAGATTGCGCTCGACCCCGATATCCCGCTTCGGGCTCGTGACGTCGTCGGGCTCGGGCTCGACGGCCACCGCCTCGGCGTTCCGCTGCCGACCCGCCGCCGCCGTGCGCTGGTCGCCGAGGCGCTTGACGCGGTGGACGCCACCCGCTTCGCCGACGCCCGAATCGGGAACCTCTCCGGCGGTGAGCAGCAGCGGGTCCTGATCGCGCATGCCCTGATCAGCCGGCCGCGGCTGCTGTTGCTCGACGAGCCGCTGGCCAACCTCGACGTCCGCAGCGAGCACGCCGTCGTCGACCTGCTGTCCCGGATCGCCCGCGACCGCCGGATCGGGGTGCTCCTCTCCGCGCACGACATGAACCCCCTGCTCGATGCGATGGACCGGGTCGTGTACATCGCGGATGGGCATGCCGCGAGCGGTCCTACCGATGAGGTGGTTCAGTCCGACGTCCTGAGCCGTCTCTACGGGCACCACGTCGACGTCATCCGCCTCCACGACCGGATCCTGGTCAGTGTCGGGCGGGTCGACCGGCCCGATGAGCCCTCGGAGCACGGCCCGATCGTGGTGCCATGA
- a CDS encoding metal ABC transporter permease produces the protein MTGFWQGVVEPGFFSSAPVHSAVAVGAIVAVVSGMTGVFTVIRGHSFAGEALGDIGSTGGSASYLLGINPLIGFLGLSVLGAGLMSATGARTRKARDVETGIVVGGALGLAALFLYLDTTRTSTTGAPVTILFGSIFTVPSSTLPIVAVLGGVTLTILLALYRMLLLTSLNPGLAAARGTSVRLVAVAYLALLAVAVSLSAITIGTILSTALLIGPPATALRLTDSPGRATVLAAVIGVASTWLGILLAYDSDYWPRQHGWPASFLIVTIIVAGYLLARVFGRDIRQPAFG, from the coding sequence ATGACCGGCTTCTGGCAGGGCGTCGTCGAACCCGGCTTCTTCTCCAGCGCCCCGGTCCACTCCGCGGTCGCGGTCGGCGCGATCGTCGCTGTCGTCTCCGGCATGACCGGGGTGTTCACCGTCATCCGAGGCCACTCCTTCGCCGGGGAAGCGCTCGGCGATATCGGCAGCACGGGCGGCTCCGCCTCCTACCTGCTCGGGATCAACCCGCTGATCGGCTTCCTCGGCCTGTCCGTCCTCGGCGCGGGTCTGATGTCGGCGACGGGCGCCCGCACCCGCAAGGCCCGCGACGTCGAGACCGGGATCGTCGTCGGTGGCGCGCTCGGACTGGCCGCCCTGTTCCTGTACCTCGACACGACCAGGACCAGCACCACCGGCGCGCCGGTCACCATCCTGTTCGGGTCGATCTTCACGGTCCCGTCCAGCACGCTGCCGATCGTTGCCGTCCTCGGTGGGGTGACGCTGACGATCCTGCTGGCGCTGTACCGGATGCTGCTGCTTACCTCGCTGAATCCCGGCCTCGCCGCAGCCCGCGGCACCTCGGTTCGCCTTGTCGCGGTCGCGTATCTCGCGCTCCTCGCGGTGGCGGTGTCGCTGTCCGCGATCACGATCGGCACGATCCTGTCCACCGCGCTGCTCATCGGCCCGCCGGCCACCGCGCTGCGCCTCACCGACTCGCCGGGCCGCGCCACCGTGCTCGCCGCTGTGATCGGCGTGGCCAGTACCTGGCTCGGGATCCTGCTCGCCTACGACAGCGACTACTGGCCCCGCCAGCACGGCTGGCCCGCCAGCTTCCTCATCGTCACGATCATCGTCGCCGGCTACCTCCTTGCCCGGGTCTTCGGCCGCGACATCCGCCAACCGGCCTTCGGATAA
- a CDS encoding metal ABC transporter permease, whose amino-acid sequence MFSTFYINTWYAATMVAFVAGTIGFFAVIRGSAFPAHALPQGAFAGAAGASLIGVNTILGLGVFALLGAIGIGVLGDRERHDVATALTFVLMLGLGAFFLSLTTEYAPEIYSLLFGEILGVAHSELLPIALIGVVCLAAITILYRPMLHSSFSPELAEVNGTSRRRIDLAFLIILGLVTTMTVPVVGALLMFSLTIAPAATARQFTARPALALALSILIALATVWTAIAISYETNYPIGFFVGAIGTTSYTLVKTVKGAYRRYASGRHVMTAAPAATT is encoded by the coding sequence ATGTTCTCGACGTTCTATATCAACACCTGGTACGCCGCGACGATGGTTGCCTTCGTCGCCGGCACCATCGGCTTCTTCGCCGTCATCCGCGGCTCGGCGTTCCCCGCACACGCCCTCCCGCAGGGCGCATTCGCCGGCGCCGCCGGGGCCAGCCTGATCGGGGTCAACACCATCCTCGGACTCGGCGTCTTCGCGCTGTTAGGAGCGATCGGGATCGGCGTCCTCGGCGACCGCGAACGCCACGACGTCGCCACCGCCCTCACCTTCGTGCTCATGCTCGGTCTCGGTGCGTTCTTCCTATCGCTGACTACCGAGTACGCACCCGAGATCTACTCGCTACTGTTCGGCGAGATCCTTGGCGTCGCGCACAGCGAACTGCTCCCGATCGCTCTGATCGGCGTGGTCTGCCTGGCCGCCATCACCATCCTGTACCGGCCGATGCTGCACTCCTCGTTCTCCCCCGAGCTCGCCGAGGTCAACGGCACCAGCCGCCGACGGATCGACCTCGCATTCCTGATCATCCTCGGCCTCGTCACCACCATGACCGTCCCCGTCGTCGGCGCCCTGTTGATGTTCAGCCTCACCATCGCCCCTGCCGCCACCGCCCGACAGTTCACGGCGCGACCAGCGCTCGCGCTCGCTCTCTCGATCCTCATCGCCCTCGCGACGGTGTGGACCGCGATCGCCATCTCCTATGAGACGAACTACCCGATCGGATTCTTCGTCGGCGCCATTGGCACCACCAGCTACACCCTGGTCAAGACCGTCAAAGGCGCGTACCGGCGCTACGCCTCAGGTCGCCACGTGATGACCGCGGCACCTGCGGCCACGACATGA
- a CDS encoding transcriptional repressor — protein MRATRQGAAIDTVLAAADGFMTAHELHDELRKRGESVGMTTVYRQLKTLADSGVLDVVSRPDGEASYRVCGPGSANESSEHHHHLVCQICGYTVEVEGPEVEAWADRVASDAGFTDVTHTLEIFGTCNRHPSRPRRNSR, from the coding sequence CTGCGCGCCACGCGACAAGGCGCCGCCATCGACACGGTCCTCGCAGCCGCCGACGGCTTCATGACCGCGCACGAACTCCACGACGAACTCCGCAAACGCGGCGAGTCCGTCGGGATGACCACTGTCTACCGACAGCTGAAGACGCTCGCGGACTCCGGCGTCCTCGACGTCGTCTCCCGACCCGACGGCGAAGCCAGCTACCGGGTATGTGGGCCTGGGTCGGCGAACGAGTCGTCGGAGCACCACCACCACCTGGTCTGCCAGATCTGCGGCTACACGGTCGAGGTCGAAGGCCCCGAGGTGGAGGCCTGGGCCGACCGCGTCGCCAGCGACGCCGGCTTTACCGATGTCACTCACACGCTGGAGATCTTCGGGACCTGTAACCGACACCCCTCGCGCCCTCGACGTAACAGCCGCTAG
- a CDS encoding zinc-dependent alcohol dehydrogenase family protein, with the protein MKALVYEAPGRRAWQDAPDPVILDPTDAIVGIETTTICGTDLHILKGDVPEVTPGRILGHEAVGVVEAVGSAVTVVRPGDRVLVSCISACGRCRFCREGRYGQCLGGGGWILGHLIDGTQADYVRVPFADTSLHPLPATVPSDSAVMLSDILPTSYEVGVLSGVVRPADVVAIVGAGPIGLAAALTARLFSPRHVLLVDVADARLDAAKQFGADLVANSTREDVRARVDAVTDGLGADVVIEAVGVPETFELCTQLVRPGGHVANVGVHGKPASLALDKLWIKDVTITTGLVDTSSTPTLLAMVASGQLDVSGFATHSFDLGDIEAAYDTFADAAGSGALKVLLNAQ; encoded by the coding sequence ATGAAGGCTCTCGTATACGAAGCGCCAGGTCGCCGCGCCTGGCAGGACGCTCCGGACCCCGTGATCCTCGACCCAACCGACGCGATCGTCGGGATCGAGACCACCACAATCTGCGGCACGGATCTGCACATCCTCAAAGGTGACGTTCCTGAGGTGACGCCCGGGCGCATCCTCGGTCATGAGGCGGTCGGCGTGGTCGAGGCGGTCGGCAGTGCGGTGACCGTCGTCCGCCCGGGTGACCGGGTGCTGGTGTCATGCATCAGCGCGTGCGGGCGATGCCGGTTCTGCCGGGAGGGCAGGTACGGGCAGTGCCTCGGCGGCGGGGGCTGGATCCTGGGCCATCTGATCGACGGAACCCAGGCCGACTACGTGCGTGTCCCGTTCGCCGACACCTCGCTGCACCCGCTACCTGCGACGGTGCCGAGCGACAGCGCGGTGATGCTGTCCGACATCCTTCCGACCTCCTACGAGGTCGGAGTCCTCAGTGGGGTCGTACGCCCCGCGGACGTCGTAGCGATCGTCGGTGCGGGGCCGATCGGGCTTGCCGCGGCGCTGACCGCGCGGCTGTTCAGCCCGCGGCACGTTCTCCTGGTTGACGTCGCTGACGCCCGGCTCGATGCAGCGAAGCAGTTCGGCGCGGACCTCGTTGCGAACAGCACCCGAGAGGACGTTCGTGCCCGGGTCGACGCCGTTACCGACGGCCTCGGGGCGGACGTGGTCATCGAGGCGGTCGGCGTGCCGGAGACGTTCGAACTCTGCACCCAGCTGGTCCGCCCGGGTGGCCATGTCGCAAACGTCGGAGTACACGGCAAGCCGGCGTCACTTGCCCTGGACAAACTGTGGATCAAGGACGTCACCATCACAACCGGCCTGGTGGACACCTCGAGTACGCCGACGTTGCTGGCGATGGTAGCTTCCGGGCAACTCGACGTCTCCGGCTTCGCGACCCACAGCTTCGACCTCGGCGACATCGAAGCCGCCTATGACACCTTCGCCGACGCGGCTGGATCCGGGGCACTCAAGGTCCTGCTGAACGCGCAGTAG
- a CDS encoding DUF2277 domain-containing protein: MCRSIKPLHNFEPPATADEAHAAALQFVRKISGSAKPSQANAAVFEQAVEDITSITIRLLGELTTSAPPKNREEEAAKARARAAQRYAS, translated from the coding sequence ATGTGCCGCAGCATCAAGCCCTTGCACAACTTCGAGCCGCCGGCGACGGCTGACGAGGCGCACGCTGCCGCCTTGCAGTTCGTGCGGAAGATCAGCGGGTCGGCCAAGCCGTCTCAGGCCAACGCAGCCGTCTTCGAGCAGGCGGTCGAAGACATCACCTCGATCACGATTCGGCTGTTAGGGGAGCTGACGACGTCCGCACCGCCGAAGAACCGTGAAGAAGAGGCGGCGAAGGCGCGCGCTCGCGCCGCCCAGCGCTACGCCTCGTGA
- a CDS encoding M48 family metallopeptidase, producing MICPSCQAQVAVEGGWTPWCEACGWNVDPNPPDPSPFRMVRWWQRRINREERHELEALLARPEIVPPGSPMSGLAFAIAITIQLGTVVVAALAVAVWFTGFAAVLKVVVSVILGLLVVGVVPVRRRQPRPNGWVRSDAPALFALLDAVGAAIGSRAPDRVVVDAEIQAAVGRLRGEIVLTIGLPLWLLLDDDGRVAVLGHELGHLVNDDIRRRWLIVWSRRSASKWVNLFWPGPSPTQQKMQRRRYRIGRSGAGGLAGYIQHLVLAPFFAAALAGASTYRAVLTRAGHRAEYRADRIGALAGGTNGMAGAIDVLWIRDIVAASLRTAARRGDEHPLLDLPRLVAEVPEQERERLRRRAALRLQRVDDDHPPTAMRAEYIAATPLEPATRLDGSLVAAADAEVRSALPEVERELRTLMLR from the coding sequence GTGATCTGTCCGAGCTGCCAAGCGCAGGTCGCGGTCGAAGGCGGCTGGACGCCGTGGTGCGAGGCCTGTGGGTGGAACGTCGATCCGAATCCACCCGACCCGAGCCCGTTCCGGATGGTGCGCTGGTGGCAGCGTCGGATCAACCGCGAGGAGCGGCACGAGCTCGAGGCGTTGCTCGCCAGGCCTGAGATCGTGCCGCCGGGTAGCCCGATGAGTGGACTCGCCTTCGCGATCGCGATCACGATCCAGCTCGGAACCGTGGTCGTCGCAGCGCTCGCGGTTGCGGTGTGGTTCACCGGATTCGCGGCGGTGCTGAAGGTCGTCGTTTCGGTGATCCTCGGACTGCTGGTGGTCGGCGTAGTTCCGGTACGACGGCGACAACCGCGTCCTAACGGCTGGGTACGTTCCGACGCCCCGGCGCTCTTCGCGCTTTTGGACGCGGTCGGTGCGGCAATCGGGTCGAGGGCGCCGGATCGGGTCGTGGTGGACGCCGAGATCCAGGCTGCAGTGGGCCGGTTGCGGGGTGAGATCGTCCTCACCATCGGGCTGCCGCTGTGGTTGCTGCTTGACGACGACGGCCGGGTTGCCGTGCTCGGTCATGAGCTCGGACATCTGGTCAACGACGATATCCGGCGTCGTTGGTTGATCGTTTGGTCACGGCGCTCGGCAAGCAAGTGGGTCAACCTGTTCTGGCCCGGCCCATCTCCGACCCAGCAGAAGATGCAGCGCCGGCGCTACCGGATCGGGCGGAGCGGCGCCGGCGGGTTGGCCGGCTACATTCAGCACCTGGTTTTGGCACCGTTCTTCGCGGCTGCGCTCGCTGGCGCATCGACGTACCGTGCCGTCCTGACCCGTGCCGGGCATCGTGCGGAGTACCGGGCGGATCGGATCGGCGCGCTGGCCGGTGGGACCAACGGCATGGCAGGCGCGATCGACGTGTTGTGGATCCGGGACATCGTCGCCGCGAGCTTGCGGACCGCTGCACGTCGTGGCGATGAGCATCCGCTCCTAGACCTTCCGCGGCTTGTCGCTGAGGTCCCCGAGCAAGAGCGAGAACGGTTGCGGCGGCGGGCGGCGCTGCGGTTGCAGCGAGTCGACGATGACCATCCACCGACTGCGATGCGGGCGGAGTACATCGCGGCCACTCCGCTCGAGCCCGCGACCCGCCTCGATGGGAGCCTGGTCGCTGCTGCAGACGCCGAGGTGCGGTCCGCGCTCCCTGAGGTGGAGCGCGAACTCCGCACATTGATGTTGCGCTGA